In Lycium ferocissimum isolate CSIRO_LF1 chromosome 3, AGI_CSIRO_Lferr_CH_V1, whole genome shotgun sequence, the genomic window GCAATGCTTGAGAAGGTTCTAGCAAATCAGTCAAAGTCTGAGAGGACTTTATCTGGGCTAACAGAGACAGTGGGTTCCCATACAGTAGCTATTCAGAAGCTCGAGTCACAGATGCGTGGTATTTCTAGAGAGCAGCACCCTCATAAAAAGGGAGGACTTTCTAGTGACACTATTTAAAATTCGAAGAATGGGGGAGGCGGTGTAGACCGGGTGTTTGCCATTAGTACTcggagtggtaaaatactctAAGGTGCTGAAAAGAAGGTTTTCGAGCTCGAGCCgattgatgaagatgaagaggtaCAGTCTGGTACAccaattattgttgatgagaatcCTACGGATAAGAAGGTTGCTGGTACTCCAGAGATCTTGAAGGAGACTGATGACAAGAGCAAGCAAACTATGAAAAGGGCTCTCCAACCTTTGACTCAGCTTTTCAAATCTAAACCtccctttcctcagaggttggtgaagaagaaggaagatgctaagttcGAAATTTTTTATGATCAGCTAAAGCAACTGTCTCTgaattttcccttcttggaaGCTATCAAGGAGATGCCCGattttgctaaatatttgaaggacCTGCTGACCAAGAAGAAAATGGTGCAACATGAAACTGTGAGTTTGACTCACACTGTGAGTTCCATCATTTCAACAACTACTGTTCAGAAGAAGGGCGATCCTGGGGCATTCCCCATTCCTTGTTCTGCTAGGCACCATGATGTTGCTCGTactttgtgtgataatggggctagtattaatttgatgccaCTTGTTATATATAAGCAATCAGGTTTGGGGATGCCAAGGCCGACTACTATGAGGCTACATATGGCTGAAAGATCTATTCAGAGGCCTGTTGGCGTGGTTGATGATGTTCTTGTGCGGGTTGGTAAATTCATGTTGCCTGCAGATTTGTGATTCTTAACTGTACTGTTAATCGGGACATTCCTATTATTCtggggagacctttccttgctacaGGGAGAGCTCTGATAGATTCGGAGAAGAATAAAATCATGTTCTGAGTCAACGACGAGGAAGTTATTTTTGAGGCAAGCAAGGGGCtgaagttaccaagtgcttacgaGAGCATTTCTGTGATTGATTCTTTTGATATTATAGATGAAGCGGTGgagttcaagatggaagaagaaagtttgggtgaAGCTCTAGCCGGTATTCTTGTAAACTTTGATGCTGAAGACATGGAGGTTTATGTGGAGACGGTTAATTCGCTTGTTGGATTGAGTTCATATTCTTACCACCCAAAGAAGCTGAATCTTGATCTGAaaaatagaacaactcctcCAGCAAAGCCTTCGATCATTGAACCACCGAAGTTGGAGCTTAAGCAGCTCCCATCATATTTAAAGTACAAGTTCCTTGGTCCGAACAATACATTGCTGAATTGTTTCAGCATTACTGACTGAGGAGCAGATTGAGTGACTTTTGAAGGTATTTCTTGAATATAGGCTTGCCattggttggaccatagcagacattcgGGGAATTCCTTCTGGGATCTGTGAACATAAAATCTAGTTGGAAGAGGATAGCAAGCCGAGTGTAGAGCATCAAAAGAGACTGAATGAGAATATACAAGAGGTCGTCAAGAAGGTGATCATCAAATGGTTAGATACTGGAGTGGTTTACCTAATTGCTgatagtaaatgggtgagcccaGTCCAATGTGTTCCAAAAAAGGGAGGCATCACGGTGGTGccaaatgcaaagaatgagcAGATTCCGATGAGGACTGTAACCGGATGGCGagtttgtgtcacgacccaactagtgggccatgatgggtactcggagctgactaccgagtaACACTCATCACGCTATCTATCATCCTGAACCTGAGcatacatcattctcaacacaagaCTTATCGTAAAACAGTCGTTAATAcctcccaaaatatgtatagaCATAAGCCctcgaggctacaaaatgatgtacagaatATATAATGAAGATGATCACATAGcgtctacaacccacacataagtatctacgagcctctaactggaataccggaatcataaggacgggacaggatgccttcatgccccaatatgtacacaaaagaatataccgaAAAATGGCGACTCCAGAGTAGTGGAGCGCCCCTGCGAATCCGCTGGAAAAGCTCCTAAgtgtctgcaccgtctccctgtctatctgtgggcatgaacacaacgtccataaagaaaaggacgtcaatacgaacaatgtcctgagtatgtaaggcatgtacaacAGTATGATAAAGACATAAAGAACATAAGGAGAGGAGcaaacctgtaactgattgcctcttaaggcggagtcatgcatgctaccttttataataaaaataatatcatatcatacacatATAAGCTGCTCGACTacataggtgcggtgtgatcaGCATTAGCCCGCGcccaggcctcccgcgttcggggtgtaagctgcccactgcagtggtgtatCTGCCCGGCCGCCTATAGGGCGGCGCGGTgttatactgcccggccatgtaggcacggtgtgatcatacataaaaataacataagcatgcatgagagcccaagtgaaagctataacttttttggagggacgtaaggtcggtaacctccgattatgttatggaatagtcatgatcgtcatgtctcaccctgaaggaactagtaacatgaggtgagactaacaacaagaagcaacatcaatgaaatcataaatataagaatatcgagctcatcatagcatcattatcatcataatcgtggaacatatctcatctctgtCTCATACGAAGCCCTTAAGAACCTTTAACCTTCATCTTTTAGGATGTAAGAAGATTATGGGAATATAGAAAATGAATCACaaaataagagtcatgcctttgaaagaaagggactagccttacatacctttacgcctCTCTAACTTtgccgactaaacgcttccctccaagttcacgattctacattcaagagaattcgtactaagattagataaccggaaacatacttgaagctaagctaaggcgactaagggctaacgaaaattgggcagcacttcctttgggcaggacttcctttgtttctacaactttctccatataatataatagctcccaaacatcaataacaacatccataatatcataatcaataaactttgttaAGCTAGACATGATTCAATTCTCAGAATTCCCTCTccaagtcatccataaccatagttaCCACCTAACgtcgtatt contains:
- the LOC132048878 gene encoding uncharacterized protein LOC132048878 — encoded protein: MEKFYRGLDPVSQSIANNAADGSFMNKSYRRVTNILDRLTTHNQAWHSNNADVQTLDELATDISLLTKKFDETQIKKVNVCEDEPGMPKGMYQTQEGPFHEGPPMQVEDANYVNNSQGGYQRQNYQGSYNNSNNFGNKCYNPYIPPKGQSTEQGSSRVEAMLEKVLANQSKSERTLSGLTETVGSHTVAIQKLESQMRGAEKKVFELEPIDEDEEVQSGTPIIVDENPTDKKVAGTPEILKETDDKSKQTMKRALQPLTQLFKSKPPFPQRLVKKKEDAKFEIFYDQLKQLSLNFPFLEAIKEMPDFAKYLKDLLTKKKMVQHETVSLTHTVSSIISTTTVQKKGDPGAFPIPCSARHHDVARTLCDNGASINLMPLVIYKQSGLGMPRPTTMRLHMAERSIQRPVGVVDDVLVRVDEAVEFKMEEESLGEALAGILVNFDAEDMEVYVETVNSLVGLSSYSYHPKKLNLDLKNRTTPPAKPSIIEPPKLELKQLPSYLKYKFLGPNNTLLNCFSITD